DNA from Sorex araneus isolate mSorAra2 chromosome 6, mSorAra2.pri, whole genome shotgun sequence:
ataaagatgctcGAACTTCGgtttggaaagtagaaaattttattggaagtagaagagaaaagagaaggagctCCCCAAGTAGGGAGGAACTTAATATAGGACTATGTAAACTATGGTTTGTTTTGTGAGACTTATATAGGGAAACTGGGTCTTTTAGTAAAACCTGAATTGATAGGTATGAacgcccccacccaaaaaaaaagtaaaaaaataaaaggcgtAATGATGCTTTTAGACAAAAATTATTGAGGTATACCTATCTGGTATATACTGCATAAAATCTACTTATTTGCATCTAAAATATGGGTGTTATTGTTACACCCGATTTCTTACCAAGGATCACtactatcacttgtcatcctgttgatctatTTGCtcaaacgtctccattcatccctgttacgtgctagtgtagcccaatggtatctgctcgctccagaaacacaaagagcctcaatcCATTCTtccagggttttgatgaagaatcaaaactttttttttatcaaaaaaaactcaaaattttgaAGTTCAAAATAGTATTGCCGGTAAGTAGCTttgtaataaaaagttaaataatggAACTTCCATCttaacttttgctttttaaatatacattcagACATTTGCTCAGTGTCCTATTAATAACCAACCAATCCTGTGAGACAGATTTTAGATTAATCCATTTTATTGGTGAGAAAAGACAGGTGAAGTAGGGACATGAAAAAACAAAGTCAAGATAAGACAATTACAACAGTCATAATCAGGGTTAACAGAATCACCCAATCTGGGGTGACTTCTAGTTTCTTTATATCTACTAATGTGACTAGAGAAACTTAACATGTGCAAGCTCAATTTTATTATCTATAAAGCCAGTAGTAGTAGTTGTTATATACAGTAGTAGTTATTATATACAGTAGGTTATCAATGAGTGAATCAAATTAATGTCTATAAAATGCCTATGAGTTTTTAATACAGTGAATATCTGACATTAATGGTAGGTACATTCATGTGACctaatataatttttacattatATGACACTATTAATTCTTCACTACAAATGTCAATTTCAGATCATTgccacaaatatttattctttttatctgCATTGAACTCATCTACACTGACTGTTACTAGGGATATAGTTTAGTATTAACAAGATCCCATTGATTTTATGTATATAAGTTACAAGATTGTATATGTATTAGATTGGGCTACAGTTTCATGCATTTCTTAAAAAGTACATATTACCAGTACTGAGAAAACCGGAATGTCACATgcaaaaaactgaaaactggaTACGTATCTTACAAAGGTTAATTCTAAGTGGGAAAATACTTtgacaggggctagagcgatagtacaatggatagggtgtttgccttgcatgtggccaacctgggttcaattcccagcattctatatggtcccccgagtactgccaagagtaattcctgagtgcaaatctaggagtaaccccgatgcatcatcaggtatgaccgaaaaagcaaacaaaaaaccttaataTTGAATCAGGATTCATAACATATATTGAGACATAGGTGGGACATTCCAGAATATGTACCTCAGACATATCTGCAACAATTTGATTCTGCTGGCAAAGAAAACAATTGCAGAAATAAACAAAGGGGACTATATAACAAACTAAAAAGGTTTGGCATAGATAAAATGTGAGCTAAGCTCGAAAGATCCTACTCAATAGGAATCAATATTTGTACATAAGACATCACATAGTCTGCTAACTTCCAAGGTATATGTAGAAGCTCATAAAtctcacaacaacaaaaagccaacCTATCAAAATGTGAGAAAGGAAATGCCAGACAACTTCCCAAAGAGTAGAGTCATATGGAAAAGTGTTTCTCAGCACTTTtgtgagaaaaatgcaaattaaaatgaaaatgaactatTATTTCACAGCAACAAATACAGAATACATCCAAAAGACTGGAAACACCTTCTAGTGATGGGGGCAGAGTGAGAAAGTAACCTGCATTTACTACTGGTGAGAATGTTTTCCAGTTCAGTCACTAGAGAAAAAGTGTGGTGACTTCTCAAAAAGGAAAGAACTTCTAGCTGACCCAGTTATTTCTCTTCATGATACCCCtcccattaaaaaataacttaattttttaaaatatgttttgaaataattttgaaaatatatatccttatgttctgtcactgtcatcctgttgctcatcaatttgctcaagttggcaccagtaacgtctacactgtgagacttgttactatttttggcatatcgaatacgccacgggaagcataccaggctctgccatgccgtctagatactcttggtagcttcccaggctctccaagaggggaagagtaatcaaacccgggtcagcctcatgcaaggcaaatgccctaagactgtgctatcactccagccttcccctatgttaattaattttaaaagatatatactaTGCACACTTACATTTATTGCTCTGCTAATACAATAGCCAGAtagaaaaacaaccaaaatgttTAATGACAGATGGATAGAGCAAGTATGATATAGATACAAAACAAATATAGTGCAGttttaacaaaaaacaaaatattgaattCATCTGCAATCTAAATGGAAtttaaataagtcagaagaaaaagatCAAATACCATTTTCTCCCACTCATTGAGAGGCATAaagaaacaaaccccaaaaaagaaagacctAGACatagcaaacaacaacaaacctattaccttggattttaaaaaatgaaatcaacaaaaaatcaatgaagagCATGACAATGCTGTGAAGAAATGTAAAAATACCATGAGGATAAATTTTGATAATctctatgaattttatttttccaatcatAAGTTTAATGGTTGTTAAATCAGAAATGAGACAAGGTAATATGGTATTGACTCAGGTAATAGAAACTCAGAGTTCTCACTGTACCatcaccccaccacacacacacacacacacacacacacacacacacacacacacacacacacacagaatattggcaaaggcaaaaaaaaatattcactgtcCCGGTGGAAACACCTcaaattttaaattgtacttGTTCTTCTGATTCCTGCCCAAACTTTGGAGTAAATCTCCAGAAAAAGTcaaatctctggggctggagtgatagcacagtgggaagggtgtttgccttacatgcggccgacctgggttcgattcccagcatcccatatggttccctgagcactcaggataattcctgagtgcagagccaggagtgtcccatgtgcaccgctgggtgtgacccaaaaagcaaagcaaaaaaaaaaagccaaatctCTGGATGGGACACGGATTCTACCCTTCTAGATGTTATCCAGCACAAACATAAAATCTTGTACAGTTTTTTGAAATCAACCATGAAGCACATCCCAGGCACATCTATGTGACTAAAAAGATACCAATGCTTCTTTCTGGCTGCAGGGAATTTTCCTGATCTTGATTTTAAGAGAATCCCATTCCTTTCCATGACTTTCcctcatatttttaaagtatagcacaatagcacagcgtgtagggtgtctgccttgcatgggggtgacccaggtttgatttccaacatcccctatgatccccctagcaccatcaggagtaattcctgagtacatgagccaggagtaacccctgtgcatcgtcagatgtgacccaaaaatgaaaaaaaaagacagttcatTGAGAAAGGTGGAAGGAAAGAAGTCATTTGGGAAAAAAACATACTGAAAATTATCGCTCTTCTTTCATTAGTTCTCCCCCACACTGCCCCCTTTTCTCTTCCACACTTTCTCTGTTCCTCTGgcattaaagatttttttcattatttcaactTTCATATATTTAGCtgtgtgaaatattttaattttatttaactatacTTGCTGAACAATCAAATATAAAGacatatagaaaataaacaaaacaaaagggcaaTTCAATTAAATATCTTGTCATTTCCCTAACTTGTCATTTCTATGGGACTTTATCTACCTAAATGTAGTCATGGAGACAGATGCTTAAATAGGCATCTGTATCAATGGTAGTAGTTGAGGCACATTAATTTTGGGAGAATGAATCAATGGAAACAGGAACCAAGGAAACCAGGTTTCACTTTCCAAAATGGATATTATTATACCTACTGAAATGTCACACATTCTTAAACTGTCTCTTTTACAgtttaatgtaaaaattaataatgtcTGGACAGGCTCAGAATACCTGTCCAGACATTATTCTTATTGGGGCAAATGTCTCACCTTCTTCATCACCCTCCTCAGagcctcttttatttccttattccTCAGACTATAGATTAGAGGATTTAACACGGGAATAATGATAACATAGAACACTGACAGTACCGTGTCCTGCTTATCGGGGTGACTCGAAGTAGGACGCATGTACACAGCCAGGGCTGTGCCATAATTGAGGGTCACAACTgccaggtgggaggcacaggtatTGAAGGCCTTGGCACTACATTTCACCGAGGATATTTTCAGGATGGAAGCAGCAatgaaactgtaggataacaggATACTGAGCAAAGAACCGAACCCAACAAGCAGAGCgacaagaaaaataatcatttgagTGATGGAAGGATCAGAGCAAGACAAGGTAAGAATCTGGGGTATATTACAAAAGAAATGTTGAATGATATTTGACCCACAGTAGTACATATGAAAGGCAGGAATTGTCTCAAGCAAACTACAGAGGAAACCAGTTCCAAGGGCCCCAGCCACCATCTTCTGACAGAACCCAGGCGCCATGATGGTTGAGTACTGCAGAGGGTTACCAATGGCCACGtatctgtcataggccatggccgCCAAGAGGCAGCACTCAGACAGAGCCATCCAGCACCCAACAAAATACTGGATGGCACAGCCAATGAGGGAAATtgttttttcatctttgaagaaatcAGAAAGCATACTTGGGCTGATGGAAGAAGAGTAACAAATGTCAATAAATGACAGAACGCTCAGAAAAAAGTACATAGGTGTTTGCAGGTGGGAGTCCATCCTGATTAGGAGGATGATACCAAGGTTCCACAATATTGTCAGAAGATAGATCCCTAGGAAGACTGGAAAGAGAATCAGTTGCAGCTCCTTTTCATCTGTGAGTcccaataaaacaaacacaaccACTGAGGtgttatttctattcttttcgGTCAAGATGCTTGAGTCCATCTGCAGAAAGGGagatgattaaaaaaacaatgaCTCCATTCACATAATATGACACaggtgtttctctttttttaagtcaTGTATTAGACCAGATACATAATATTGAAGCATCATCATTGAGTTAGTTTCTGTTgtcaatgtataaatatatattttattaatttttaattgaatcaccagtgacagtgacaattgtataactgtgagatagacagtcacaaagttgtttgtgattaggtttcagccatacaatgttccaatatcactCCTGTCACCAATGTACATTgtcatcaccagtgtccccagttttcctcccccatccccagcctgcttctattgaagcacttttcctccctctcttccctcccccctctctccaaTTATACACTTCAACTGAAAAATTCTCTTAAATAAATTTCTCACATTCTCtttgggaataaaaataaaatttgatatctTTGGAATATTGTACACTAAAATTTCTTATTcgttttttccattttatatttataaggtataagaactaaaggaaatacattagaaaaaaatctgtcttttctCTATTTGCTGATCCAGTATTATTTTACACAGGCTCAGGTTTGATAAATAATTCAATGTTTAAAGTGCCTAAGAATTCTGGACCTCTTATGTAAAATAGGATACTGGAACAGATATTCATAAAATCTCCTTGAGTGCAAACATTCACTTCTTCCCTGTCAGGGAAGAGAGACAATTCTTTAGCTGACTCTCTGCTTTCAAATACTTAAAGATATGTAAGAATAACATCatgaggggctggtgtgatagcacagcaggtagggcattttgccctgcatgcggccgaactgggttcgattcccagcatcccattttgtcccctgagaaccgccaggagtaattcttgagtacctgagccaggagtaa
Protein-coding regions in this window:
- the LOC129406044 gene encoding olfactory receptor 5A1-like, which produces MDSSILTEKNRNNTSVVVFVLLGLTDEKELQLILFPVFLGIYLLTILWNLGIILLIRMDSHLQTPMYFFLSVLSFIDICYSSSISPSMLSDFFKDEKTISLIGCAIQYFVGCWMALSECCLLAAMAYDRYVAIGNPLQYSTIMAPGFCQKMVAGALGTGFLCSLLETIPAFHMYYCGSNIIQHFFCNIPQILTLSCSDPSITQMIIFLVALLVGFGSLLSILLSYSFIAASILKISSVKCSAKAFNTCASHLAVVTLNYGTALAVYMRPTSSHPDKQDTVLSVFYVIIIPVLNPLIYSLRNKEIKEALRRVMKKVRHLPQ